A window of Castanea sativa cultivar Marrone di Chiusa Pesio chromosome 8, ASM4071231v1 genomic DNA:
gcatgccaattttcctGCCAATCGGGTGTACTCCTAAAATCCTCTAAAATTGCCGAAAtgcaccctaaacctaaaaaagaccgaaatacctctaaaatcataaaattaccaaaatacccctaaaacttaaaacattaccaaaatatcccccaaaactaaaaaaattaccaaaattcaCCCTAAAGCTAAGAAATAATCGAAATACCCCTagaacctttaaaatgaccaaaatacccccgaaacttaaaaatgacaaaaatatgtCCTAAATCTAAGAAATGACTGAAGTACTCCCCAAAACTTAaacattaccaaaatactcatgaaacctaaaaatggccaaaatacccttgaaatatgcaaatgaccaaaatacccccctaaacctaaaaaataattgaagataccctcaaaacccaataaaatgaccaaaataccccctaaacctaaaaaatgaccaaaatagtcagaaattataaaaatgagtatttttgtcatttaggggtattttgatcacTTTTATGTTTGAGGGCATTTCAATCATCTTTAaggtttagggtgtatttttaTCATCGTATAGGTTTTAGGgccatttttgtcattttataggtttcaggggtattttggtcattttttaagtttttggggggtattttggtaattttttaggattaggggtattttggtaattttcaagCATTAATGCTATTTTGGtcagtttttaggtttcagagctatttcagttattttttgggtttaggggttattttggtaatttttttgtttttggggtattttggccaaattttaggtttcgaggggtaattttttaggttttgtgtgtactttggtcatttttcaGGATTAGAGGATTTCGGTCATTTATTAGGTTtaggggatattttggtaatttttagtgatttttgagcatatttggtgattttgggggtattttgataattttgaggtaattttatgggtattttgctcattttagagattttgagagattttggtaattttaatgggtttttagcataattggtgattttagagattgtaagaatattttggtcattttaaaggtttcatgggtattttgcttattttagagattttgaggatatattggtcattttagtggtttttgagcatatttgttgattttataaaaattggcTTTGTGTAGGGTATGGAAATCTATGGATAAACAAACCGGGTATATATAGGTATACCTTGCCCATGGCAATTCTTAATTATTTGTAAACAATAGGTGACAAACACTTATATTGTCACCAAAAATACCTCCATCTTAATATTGGATGATGAATTTGGAATTTCATCACCTCCGGTTAGTCTTTGGTTAAACAATAGGTGACAAAAATTTATTTCGTTACCAAAAACACCTACATCCTAATATTGGGTGACGAATTTAAAATTTCGTCACCTCTGGTAAGTCTTTGGTGACGTGAATATTTCGTCACCCTAGGTTTGCCTTTTTTTCATGACCTATAgtgacaaaataaatattttgtctcCAATTTGTACATCTTTGGTGacgaaatttttataatatttgatgacgaattcttctttttctcactAAATGTTATCATTTGGTGACGAAATTGTTTATCCTCACTAGATTTTGTCACCATAgcccacttttgttgtagtgaaaacaaactttccataggAATTAGTGGCACTTTATTCATTAATAAACTTCTTCATATCTGAAAAACTATGGAAACATATCTAATATCTTCTGCAGATAACAACTTCGAGCACATGGGCCAATATAACAAAGATCATTATGGCAACAGACCAAAAACAAACTTATGtacaaataaaagatataagatGGCATATTGCAAAAGAGAGTAAATACTAAGACATAATTACTGTCCTACTAAAAGGACACGGGCAAGGTGGAACAAGCACTTCAACAACACCCTCAAGCATTTGTGTTACCCTCCTCATGGTAGGTCTGAGAGATGGGTCTTCTTGAATGCACCAAATGGCAACCATGACATACTTCTCCAGCTTCTCTCTGTCATTCAAGACCTCCACATCATGTTCAACCAGAGCATCTAATACTCCTTCCCTATAGCAGTCATAAGCCCAATCAGTCAATATTGCTTTTTCTTCCTCAATTGTCTCCACATCTACGCTTCTTTGGCAGCAAATTATCTCTAGTAGCATGACACCAAAGCTATAAACATCTACTTTGGTAGTGATTGGCATATTCCTAAACCATTCGGGTGCAACATACCCTTTTGTTCCTCTGATGGCAGTACGAGTATGGCTTTGGTCCATCATCAAAAGCTTTGCCAATCCAAAGTCAGCTATTCGAGCATTGTAGTAGTCGTCAAGAAGTATGTTCTGAGGCTTTATATCACAATGAATAATCTGGGTGCTGCACTCGTCATGTAAGTACAAGATTCCTCTCGCAATCCCAACAGCAATACTTATTCTTTGCTTCCAACTGGGTTTCAAGtccccaaaaagaaaacttgCCAAAGTGCCATTGCTCAAGAACTCATATACCAGTAACCGTTGTTGTCCCTCGtcacaaaatccaaacaaacgAACCAGATTTTTGTGATGTGTTTGACCAATCACATTCACCTCAGTCTTGAACTCTCTCTCATTATCTTGAAACAAACTATGTAACTTCTTGACTGCCACAGGAACACTAGAACCCATTTCTATTGCTCCTTTGTAAACAACACCAAAAGCTCCCTTTCCCAATTCTTCCTTGAACCCGTCTGTAGCTTCTACAAGTTCTTGGTAAGTAAAACATCGCATATTTGTCGCCACAGAATTAACATTGCTCATAGTCATAGGTCTTTTGAGCTTCTTATGGTAAATGAAGAAAACACCTACACAAATtgcaataattaatataaaattaacaaacaaagagccaccgAGAAGCACTGACCCCACGAGGATCAAACTGTCCTGATTCTTCTTCCTTGATTCTGGATTAAATGGAAAGTGAGGGCCCTGCTGAGGTGGGATGGAACTACTGTTTCTGATTTTGATAAAAGCCTTCCCACCATCAAGGGTGTAGTCCACTCTACCATTAGAGAGAGGTAGCTTCTTCTTCCAACAACTATCACCTAATCTGTGAATGGCAACAGCACACATACAATCTTCCATGCAAGACTGTTTGCATTGATCTTCAGAATAAGGCTTGAGGAACGCGTAGTCTGCGTTTGGCCAATCTGTTTTTATTAGCACTCCAAAAGAATACAGATCTTTTCCAGGACTTAGCTTGTCTTCTTGACAACCCTGTATGAAGTCTGGCTGGCAGCTGCCATACTGGTCATTTGGATCAAGTAAGGAGTAACCCATGGGGCAATCACACTTCGGCCTTTGATCTGCTTTGAGGGTGCAGATACTGTTATATCCACAAGTGCCACTGCCTGAGTTTGAAACAGTAGCACGACAAATATTATCTGGCATAGACCAGAGCGAAGTCCAGCTTCCATTGGCATTGGGAGTCTTTGGGTGAGAATATTGGGTGAAAACTCCATCAAAATTGAGAGTGGCTCTGAAATAGAAATCAGCAGTTGACTCTAGCTTTACCTTGGTTAGAGGTAATGTTTGATTGTTCTCTCTCAGAACGTAAATGTAGCCTGAACTGTTGAAGACCAGTTGTTTACCAGGACTCGATGTACCAGAATCACCAGCAGTAGTTCCACTATTATAATAAGGGTCATTAGGATTATCCGTGGGCAAGTTTATGGAATTGAGCACAAGATCCCCATCATCCTGCAACTTTAGGAGAAATCTCCCCTTGGAAAAGTTGGTCTCTGA
This region includes:
- the LOC142607188 gene encoding G-type lectin S-receptor-like serine/threonine-protein kinase RLK1; this encodes MLFVLPHLLVFLLVLLPISSIAQNNGSVTVGKFLTATDNTTSWLSPSGEFAFGFRPLSNQKDLFLLSIWFDKIPDKTVVWYARDDLSMSSGGATPVPRGSKVELDADKGLVLTGPQGDELWRSNTIVGTVSYGGMRNTGNFVLQDSNSNNLWESFNKPTDTLLPSQIVERLAGVVLYSRQSETNFSKGRFLLKLQDDGDLVLNSINLPTDNPNDPYYNSGTTAGDSGTSSPGKQLVFNSSGYIYVLRENNQTLPLTKVKLESTADFYFRATLNFDGVFTQYSHPKTPNANGSWTSLWSMPDNICRATVSNSGSGTCGYNSICTLKADQRPKCDCPMGYSLLDPNDQYGSCQPDFIQGCQEDKLSPGKDLYSFGVLIKTDWPNADYAFLKPYSEDQCKQSCMEDCMCAVAIHRLGDSCWKKKLPLSNGRVDYTLDGGKAFIKIRNSSSIPPQQGPHFPFNPESRKKNQDSLILVGSVLLGGSLFVNFILIIAICVGVFFIYHKKLKRPMTMSNVNSVATNMRCFTYQELVEATDGFKEELGKGAFGVVYKGAIEMGSSVPVAVKKLHSLFQDNEREFKTEVNVIGQTHHKNLVRLFGFCDEGQQRLLVYEFLSNGTLASFLFGDLKPSWKQRISIAVGIARGILYLHDECSTQIIHCDIKPQNILLDDYYNARIADFGLAKLLMMDQSHTRTAIRGTKGYVAPEWFRNMPITTKVDVYSFGVMLLEIICCQRSVDVETIEEEKAILTDWAYDCYREGVLDALVEHDVEVLNDREKLEKYVMVAIWCIQEDPSLRPTMRRVTQMLEGVVEVLVPPCPCPFSRTVIMS